The Lathyrus oleraceus cultivar Zhongwan6 chromosome 5, CAAS_Psat_ZW6_1.0, whole genome shotgun sequence genome includes the window TTTCCATTCTTGGAACATGCGCAATGCTAACGACCTCGAAGCATTCCAATAGTTGTGTCGCCACTGTGAAATACATCAATAAATTTTCCTTAATGCACTTGTATTCTCGTGTGATTTGTCTAATAACCAACTCTGAATCTCCCTTAACCTCTATTTTCTTGGCTCCTAAATCTCTTAAGATTTTAAGACCAACTATTAGGGCCTCGTATTTTGCTTCGTTATTGGAACATTTTCCGTTTACTCTACAATTAAACCTTGTCGGAATGTCTTGTGGGGATAGTCTTAATATCCCAACTCCTATTCAATCCTTGTGGCTTGAACCATCGAAATATAATCGCCAAGGGTTCGTATCAACCATGTTTAGTGAAGGTTCTACTATGGCATGATCCACAATGAAATCTGTTACTATTTGGCCCATCATAGCCCTCAAAGGCTTATATGTTAAAGAAAACTTTGTTAATGCCAGTGCCCATTTTCTAATCCAACTATGCAGAATAtgtttagacaacatatgtttaataacatcTTAGTGAAacgaaacataaacatcaactggTTTTATATATTTCTTTAATTTCATACATGAGAAGTACAGGCATAGGCACAGTTTTTCAATCAAACTATACCTAGTTTCAGCATCTATCAAAAATTGACTGAGGTAGTATATGGGTCTTCCGAAACCACTGACATCCTCTTGAGCTAACATACTTCCTATGGTCATATCTGACACAATAATATACAAACTCATATTCTTATTACTACTAGGGGGTAACAAAATGGAAGGCTTTGTAAGGTATTCTTTGATGGCGTCAAAAGCCTCTTGCTGCTCCTGTCCCTAGTGAAAATCACTCTCTTTCTTGATCTTGAGGACTGGCGAAAAAACCCTTGTCTTGCCACTTACATTTGATATGAATCTTCTCaagaagtttatcttccccaacAAAGACTGGAGTTTTTTTTGTCGGCAGAGGCTTGAGATCCAAAATTGCTTTTATGTTGTTTTGATTGATCTCGGTGCCTTTCTTGTGCACCAAGAAACCTAAGAAGTCTCCTGCATGtacaccaaaagcacattttaatggattcatttttaatccatatCTTCTCATTCTCTCAATTTTTAATGATAGGTACTATATTAGCTAACCATGCGACATACCTTGCAGTTTTGATGAACCGACTTTTGAGAAGTCTTTCGATCTCCTACTTGATCTTTATAGTGATCTATGGGGAAAACATCGAGGGTGTTTCTTCACTGGCCTTTTCCAAGGTTGAATAGGAAATCAATGCTCCATCACACTTCGACTCAGGCCATGCATTTCGTCGTAGTCCCAGGCGAAACAATCTCTGTATTTTGTCAATACTTCGATCAGCTTAGCCTTCATCTTAGACCCAACTTTGGTACTTATGTCCGTTGGTCTTCTCGCGACTTCATCTCCTAGATAAATTTCTTTGAGTGGGTCTTGTGCTTGCATTTTCTGCAACTCATTTAATGAGTTTTTCTCAAACCCCAAAGGCTCATTGTCATAGATGCAATCAAGCCTCCGGCTTTTTGAAGTTATTGTTTGGTCTCATCGACCATTTTCTACCTCTTTGGCTTGGAAATCCATGTTCTGAAGTCTCTCCTTTTCTAGGGTTGACTCCCATTTGTTTTCATCCAAATAGGCCTAAGTTCGAGCCAAACATTTTGACTCAGCAGTGATCTCTATCGACTGCATGCCACCCCGTAGGTGGAATTATCATCTCTGGCTTAATTTCTTCCTCATCATCCCATATGAAACTATGGTCGGGATCAAGGTTCAACACACGACCAGTGTTTACTGAAGTATAGGACCATGATTCATCATCACAAGGCGCAATGTTTTCCAGATGCTAGTCGAAGGATTTCTTTGAACCCTTGGCCTCGCCGATCTGGTAATAGCTCTGGGCAACTTCAATATTTTCTATGATGTCATCCTTTAGCCAGATTATGAGTCGTTAATGTACAGTAGAGGGTACCACTCCTATCCCATGGATTCATTCTCGTCCTAGGAGTAAGTTGAAATTTTCTTTAGAATTTATTACCATAAAAAGCGTCGAGCGTGTAGTTGTGCCAACAGCTAAATCGACCTGGACCATACCCAGTATGTTACTGGTTTTTCCTTCGTAGTTTGATAGAACCATATTGTGTTGTCGTAGATCGTCGTCACACTTCCCCATTTTCTTAAATATGGTATAAGGCATTAAATTGACGGTTGCACCCCCATCTACAAACACCTTGTTTACTGTTATTCCATCAACCTTCGCCCTTATGAATAAAGGCTTCAGATAATACATCATCCCTGGGCTAGGTCTTTCGAACATGGATTTTTGCTCCTCAACCACACCATTATTCATGATGTAATAGCATAGTGGTTTTCCTCCAACAGTTTCATCTGGCATAAAGTCTTCCTCAGTTTCGGAGACTTCTGATACCATATTATATTCAACTGGAAACACTGATACAATGCCACATTTAATGACGAAGTCATCGCCATATGTATCATCATTGGTTTCGTCGTGCATGTCTTCGTCGAACTGGGGAGAGTATCCAAGCTACCCTTCTTACGACTGAGGGAAGTATTCAGGCTCCTCCTCTTTCGATTTAAGCACGTCCTCTGGCTCTTCTTTTTTCTCGACCTGAGATGAACATTTCATACTTTAGGAAGATACTACTGCTTTCTTCCCTGTCGGATCAATAGTTATGACCATTTTTTTATTATCCACCATCTTTCCCTTTTGTCCAGAGGTTTCGATAGGCTTTAAGTGTGCGGTCGTAACCTTTTTCCCAGCTTTTTTGTTCCTATGGTAACACCTCCATTGTGTTTTGGTCATTGGGTTCTTTACTTTGTAGTTGGGAGAAACCCCATATCCCCTTGTCTCGAGCTTCTTTTCTAGAGACGTTGTTTCTTTCTTTAACTCTAACACTCTCAACTTTGGTCTCTTGCCTCCTTCTAGTTCACCTATTCTTCCCACTTCTACTATGGAACATATGACGGTGGAAGGAAAGTCTTTGGTTGAGGATGTTGGAATTTCCTCATGTATTCTTTGTTTCGTCGTGCTGCCCCACGTTTGTCGAACAAGAATCTAGGGACGACATGTTTCTCCTTTTTTGATGCCTTCTTCTTGCCAGACTCCAATCTTTCAGCGACTTTCTCGTCGAACACCACACTGCACTTCGGGCATAGGAGCGCTTTTGACCCACTTAGTTTGCAGTTCTCTTGGAAATCTGCAAGGTTTTAGCCTGGTTGGGGATAGGCTGACTCCAATCCATTTTCAGCCTTTTTGTCGAAACTAGCAGTAGTTTCAACCATTAGTAATTCAAAAGACTCAGCTAAAGACACCATATCTGAAGATTCCATGAGATCATCAGTAGTATTGACCATCATGCATTCGAGAGGCTCAGAATACAAAGCTTCTTCAACCTTCAGAGGATCAGAGTCCACTTGCATCTTTAACCTTTCTCCAAATTGAAGGCTCCCTTCTTTCAATGCCTATTGCACCAAGTCCCTGAAAAGAACGCACTGATAACTTTTAtgaccaagaaaattatgaaacttACAGAATCCCCTTTTCTTTTTCTGTTCTATAGGGGGGATCCTTTAAACACTGAGGGAAAATgatttgaccatctttaaccaataCATCGAAGATTTCATCGCATTTAGACACATCAAATGTATAAGTCTTTGCAACGTATTTATCTGTTTTTCAGCTTCGGTGGGGTTTTTCCCATTCGATGGCTTTAAAACTTTACACGTGTATGGAGGTCCAGGCTTAAGTTCCGCCACGTTGACCTTGCTTTCGTCGATCATCTCTTTATAGTCAAAAGAGCATCCTTCGACTATGATATATGATACTTTCTCTTTCTTATGATATCGACCAATTTTGGTCTTTTCAACTTTCAGGTGTTGGATGTGTCAAACTCTGTCAACTAATTGCGCCATATCCCTCAGATATTGAGTATGCAATtttttccttatagaataatctaaaCCCCTTGCTGATATCTCATCCAACTCATACTCATGGACTTGAGTAAAGCATCTCGCTTTCAACAGTCTAAACCTGTTTAAATACTGATCAACTAACTCAGTGGTCTTTCATTTGATACTGGCTAGTTCTTTCAGGCTGATTTCCGACTGCCCCATGTAAAACTGTTTATGGAACAATCTCTCCAATTGCGTCCACGTTTGGACTGATTGTGGAGGTAGCTTCGTAAACCATGTGAACGCATTTTTTGTAAGAAAACTTGGAAAGTATTTCAACTTCAAATCCTCATTATTCGCTATGTCTCCAGCTTCGGTCTGATAcctggtgtaagaccccaattttgaccctaatatccctcatgctatctcatcatttgcattggctttgggatcccaccttggtatcctcctcaccccttaTTCTTTGGGTTTGTATTAGGAGAGGTCACCATGCACTTTTCATTGTATCATattttgcttttctttgtttactaaccaaaataccaaaaatatgtctatatGTAGCTTTGTTCattttgtaggtagtgtgtgtgtgtgtccacctatgcctcagcaagctcatatatagggtttaagaccctcaatgaaagagatcaatcaattaaaggttcacaatggttctaagcatcatatatggatccccatattcttcatttatcatttttatcaagaattcatcaagagtttaaagcttgtttgccttggaaaccctaattcatttgggtatcttgtgtgactttcttagcaagtttcttcatcactTGGTCAAGGATATCAAGGGATAtttcattatacatcatctcaagcatatatgattctccatgatccccaaagatAAAAGGAACctcaagtttgcaagttggttcaaagaagttgaccaaagaaagtcaactggtcaaatctagggttacctagaccctatatcctacaatttttgtcatatgaaaatgattacaatataaaatttactctttattacattacaaaaaaaaattatgttgacataaagagctaatttttcttgaaaagtcattttttatggtaaaagattataggtcattttgtctatgCCATAGATGGAAGGTCAACctccaagaaccataacttgctcaatttttatgatatgtaggccatccaagtttcatgataaatttcaagattccttatccaacttttattctttgagaaatgtcaaaatctacttgcaagggcatgtgccaagaggaaacattataggtcattttgggtcattaccattgagcaatcaattttcctcaacttataaaacCCATAAGTCTCTCATGAAAGATtaaaatggtgtcaaatttgtgactaaatttaATAGGAGTTAAATAcctacaactttggtgaagaaaccattttcatttgaagctcatagcaaaagttattcaaggtggaaaaagtgatcatttgactttatacttagaaatttttcaactatgtttgatttctcgaacttccaccttaaaattcatcatgatccaagttctAAATGAATAAGTGTTCAGCATCAAAGTTGTTCTCCTTCATGTCACCTTTCtaaagagtccaagatcatgacattggagcatttttcaaggacttgcgcatggttacaTTTCATGGTCCCATTTGGATAATTCTCATGACCAATTATCAAATACAATTGCATGGTCTCATGTTAAGCTTTCAGCATCACATGTACACAAGTTTCGACCATTtccaatcatttcatgggcctatcacacgcccatgcaagcatgcacactAACATTTATATTTTTGACAATTTTTTTGGAATGGTGTAGAAATGAATCTTTGAGCCTATAAATACAAGCCATTATGCTCAAAATtggggacaccttgcccaagctttgctcctGCAACCTTGCCATCTCCATTAAAGAATAATCTTGAAGGCTTTCATTTGAAAATTGtgtttcaatttcacttctgttttgaagttgaaactccaagagtccaagccatttgagctctcatttcatcttctacaaacaaatagaagcaagcccaagccaattgagatccagatcgagcttcatTACTGCAAACAGAAGGTGATTTTTGTGAAACTTTCTCTCGTCGATTCTCTCCCAATTCTCCATCATTTCCATTAATTTTTGgttgactgaagtcctaccaatgtaggcaacaagattgagttactttgaggtcaaatcgaagcaactcatatCACACACCTTAAATTccaaatccatgtatcttttaatatacgtggaattggaagaaattgaggtcaaatttggacttttgagcattttttcctttaaattagtgtattcattttccatttttatggaggttggtggtggaccagtccggtgagatcCACCGGAGAATAAGACCGGAGCTAGGGATCCGGTGGTGCGTTGGCGCCCTTCCAGCCATTTGATCTCATTTgaatgttttaatcttagccttTACTTCTGATTATCAAGTGTGTACACGTGTTGACTAAGGTGCATGATGGAGCGTGTGTTGCGGCCATCAgatctgccaactcaattaacgagggagatctgatgacccgtgttttttctattttctttttattttctgattttccttttaatcattttattttatttaattcatagaaatttcatttttaatccaaaaaatatgggactttcaccaaaaatctttaaatataTCCCCTCTTccttattttgaattaaaatcatttttttggaataattttgatatttttgtgaattaaatgatttttgacttttttttaaatattttaaaataattctgactttccaaatcatttgaagggatttgaggttttgtccatttaaaaatgcagtttacttcattttaaaattgattaattgtttaaaaattgtgTTAAGCCATTTAATtgatcttgtgatgtttgactttctgttgggccttggtcatggttgatttgacttttgtttgaccaatactattggattttaggggttgatgaaatgtacatttcatccctcaaaatgaatggatagtgttgatcagatgaaattcctcctatgatcaatttgggtttctatttccccttccctcttcatcttcatccctattctttcccaatccatcattgaccaatgaattcttttcatgtctaatgctagttgattcatcaatgaccttgtgtcagatgaatcaatatgagcctgactgagataggtctcTCCTTTTTTTTActgtgtggtatgttttaggactttggttctttgtaccaaatatcagacatgtattaacacctatattttattgcccggcctcagatagttgtgacttctatgTAAGTCCtattatgattgcttaacatagagctaaatttgtccaaaaaggtataacattcttataagtgagattgtaagtctctcattcttcatggcattgtatgaaaacttgaccttctttcctttcatgagagctagcggcatacttgttgatttatcccagttagagcccttctcatggatgacgtcttggttcatgtattcatacttgtgaatgaatggttgagtgttctccaaggaatgacttaaacaatttAACTCTTcactaacctttgactaactcTTTATTTATGTTGCTTTACTTTaaagtcatttacttaatgcactttaaatttcagtacctttatcattcattgtcatttacatttcatgcaagatgtttatgtttcaattcttttcactttgctcacttgagccatatattgtgattgtatatattatttgcttttgattttgtattgtttgtgatcttaggatcataaaatacttaataacaacaaaagccctaaaaaatatcttgttggactgttggacttgatatgaacttttggacttagagtaggcaatTTCCCTATGCTCTGAGGACTTGGGCAATGTCACtatttgagactgagctatcctTGTTTGTTCCTTTCATCTGATGTAAACCTTGAATGCTCCTGGTTCATCTATCACTCTATCTCTGTGCTTGATTGTTATActgttattattgtttatgtATGATGATTGTTTTTGAGTTTACCACAAGGATTgttttcatctgatacattggaagatactgaagactgctagctattggagtgccttcttggatattatggatatctttatttcattccttgatcttcatatggtttgcttggatattTCTCATGCTTATTGATTTCTAAAGTacaaaggaaaatgggtttctatctgacattcttgtcttgtggattgcatcccattagtcagatcttttcaactcttaacttttaatttttgtataggatagtcccttcatctcctcccacttcttaaatttcaaaatttctccatcttttaaaaactttctttatttgtgtttttcaacttagatatgttttaatgattagaaattttggccttatgccattgaattttgTACACCTTTTTgcttaaatcaaacttgtgaatgaacttaaccatattgactctaatttcaaaaagagaaaaataactaacaaccacattcaagtctttggccttttgtgcctttttctactaaacttttgattaaaatcaactcaccaacttctttgaaatttttatcacAGACTCTGCGattttgatctctcatttttatgttggtacgtaggcataagaccgaaggtcttgtcaaacacaaaaatataattaatgaattattttctcatccccccactctatatttttaccaaacatcattttgaccaaaacacttgcacacaaaaaaggctccctaggagtacctaagacactttagatgctaacaccttccctctgtgtaaccaacccccttaactgtaatctctggcattttattagttttgatttgaaaacttcttatctttgcGTTTTGTTCGcactttttcccttttcctttggaaacaataaaagcgcggtggcgactctggttttattgacgtcaagtttatccataacttgatggtcgtgaatttaccactacataaattaagtggcgactctgctggggagtagtcctcagtgggtttagcctacttttgtgtaTGTATATAGATTTGTATAGTTGattgtttgtttgtatatattattgtgtgatactctgtctgttgtgcttggtgatctctgtgtggtgagataagttctaatcCGAACTTGAGTGTAATCTAAGATATGAGGGTGGTATATTCATGTTGGCTTTGAAGGAGTAGTTCTGAAATagttgacatgagatcccccactcagtggagacctctttggagttactgatgtcacacgagtaagttGTCGATAGACATTACTTTCTCGAAATatggggtccgagaagctgaggaccatagaacagttaacccaacttggcctatttaggacatagtgcggagactgtccaagtgtagacttgataacagttgttacgttacactacactcagacgagtttttcttaagaatactatgggttgatgagttagtcatcctaacctataatatctgatagataggatcaagactctgggaactttttagaacatgatctacatgtttttatccttagtacactcttttgggatggttcttaacccgactccatgctcgtgactcacaaaaaccctttgattcttagttgatccgatcaagtcttgtcaataacaatggaacttgggtgttgataaggtgaaaaccataatcccccaaaatggatgattgatcttgatgatgacttgatccatcccttgaagtttgtttgtgttttccttatgtgtaatcccttgtgtgtgattgttgtattcatgcatacatgtgtatcataacattcatcacagaaagtaaatttcaaggaaactaaggtcttgtttgcaaatatttccaaaccatggattatggacgaaggaacactaagaagtacagtttcagatgtcctgatttgaaagagctaaggaagttgccatcctttgtattagatcccttggacttcaagtaacgtcatgggaagctcttgtctgtattatctaatgatgtggttgaaggacttttgagtgtcttggtgcacttctatgaccctctctattgatgcttcacttttcccgacGATCAGCTTATGCCCATGTTAGAGGATTATGTCTATCTCTTGGGTATACCTATATCTAGtaaggtacctttcagtggattggaggagataTCGAGATCTCACGTAATAgccgaagctcttcatttgaagaaatttgagattgatgctcatttggtgaagaaaggagggactctagggttgacttatgagtttctcattggaagagctattgtttttgctcaagccgataACATGGATGCTTTTTAAGCCAtctttgtatttctcatctatgttttagctttgttccctaacattgacgattttgttgatgttaacgccattagaatcttcttgattcAGAATCCTGTcccgactctgttgggtgacatgtatttctctttgaatttaaggaattataaaggt containing:
- the LOC127079917 gene encoding uncharacterized protein LOC127079917 produces the protein MHDETNDDTYGDDFVIKCGIVSVFPVEYNMVSEVSETEEDFMPDETVGGKPLCYYIMNNGVVEEQKSMFERPSPGMMYYLKPLFIRAKVDGITVNKVFVDGGATVNLMPYTIFKKMGKCDDDLRQHNMVLSNYEGKTSNILGDFLGFLVHKKGTEINQNNIKAILDLKPLPTKKTPVFVGEDKLLEKIHIKYMTIGSMLAQEDVSGFGRPIYYLSQFLIDAETSWIRKWALALTKFSLTYKPLRAMMGQIVTDFIVDHAIVEPSLNMVDTNPWRLYFDAKYEALIVGLKILRDLGAKKIEVKGDSELVIRQITREYKCIKENLLMYFTVATQLLECFEVVSIAHVPRMENQEANEFAEIASRYKISKSRLNDIIEIQEKMVPNAPSSPNMAIPRIVGEGDADNSFNYDEGIDDECLENFAVHKVFSIENLSQSDWRRPIIEYLENPVRNTDRKIKYMALSYIRLGNELFKKTLEGILLKCLGNTEAYLSVSEVHSGACETHQAGHNMKWMLFRQCVYWPSMLKDCIEFAKGCQECQMHASVQHVPGIELHAIIKP